From the Streptomyces nigrescens genome, one window contains:
- a CDS encoding 2-hydroxyacid dehydrogenase, which produces MSTTVLAAGNHFIRPDLFTRAVREAAGDTPLDVREIQFDWPHTPFGPVAEVIEASGSEDEMIEALRGAEICVTEHGPLTERILAHCPDLKLFCTSRGGPVNANVEAATRHGVAVCYAPGRNATATAEHTLTLMLAAARGVGDTHTDLRRGVWRGDYYDYDNCGIEIDGATVGLIGFGAIGSRVAKVLAAMGAQVLVHDPYVRPEALAGLAEQVSLDELLTRSRIVSLHARVTEETTGMIGRRQLAAMPRGSVLVNCARGALLDYDAVCDALDSGQLSGAGFDVFPEEPLPATSRLLTAPGVVLTPHIAGGSQEVAHKAARIVAADVGRYLRGEPLVHCANPEALRAG; this is translated from the coding sequence ATGAGCACCACCGTCCTCGCCGCCGGCAACCACTTCATCCGCCCGGACCTGTTCACCCGGGCCGTGCGCGAGGCCGCCGGGGACACCCCGCTGGACGTACGCGAGATCCAATTCGACTGGCCGCACACCCCGTTCGGGCCGGTCGCCGAGGTCATCGAGGCCTCCGGCAGCGAGGACGAGATGATCGAGGCCCTCCGCGGCGCCGAGATCTGTGTCACCGAGCACGGCCCGCTCACCGAGCGGATCCTCGCCCACTGCCCCGATCTGAAGCTGTTCTGCACCAGCCGCGGCGGCCCGGTCAACGCCAACGTCGAAGCCGCCACCCGGCACGGTGTCGCGGTCTGCTACGCCCCCGGCCGCAACGCCACCGCCACCGCGGAGCACACCCTCACCCTGATGCTGGCCGCCGCCCGCGGTGTCGGCGACACCCACACGGACCTCCGCCGGGGCGTCTGGCGCGGCGACTACTACGACTACGACAACTGCGGCATCGAGATCGACGGCGCCACCGTCGGGCTGATCGGCTTCGGCGCCATCGGCAGCCGGGTCGCCAAGGTCCTCGCCGCCATGGGCGCCCAGGTCCTCGTCCACGACCCCTACGTCCGCCCCGAGGCGCTGGCCGGCCTCGCCGAACAGGTCTCCCTCGACGAGCTGCTGACCCGCTCCCGCATCGTCTCCCTGCACGCCCGGGTCACCGAGGAGACCACGGGCATGATCGGGCGCCGGCAGCTCGCCGCGATGCCCCGCGGCTCGGTCCTGGTCAACTGCGCCCGCGGCGCGCTGCTCGACTACGACGCGGTCTGCGACGCGCTGGACTCCGGTCAGCTGTCCGGCGCCGGTTTCGACGTCTTCCCCGAGGAGCCGCTGCCCGCCACCTCCCGGCTGCTGACCGCCCCCGGTGTCGTCCTCACCCCGCACATCGCGGGCGGCAGCCAGGAGGTCGCGCACAAGGCCGCACGGATCGTCGCCGCGGACGTCGGCCGCTATCTGCGCGGTGAGCCGCTGGTCCACTGTGCCAACCCCGAGGCGCTGCGGGCCGGCTGA
- a CDS encoding histidine phosphatase family protein produces the protein MTDFILVRHGETVWHAENRYAGRTDVALTDHGREQAAALATWAATAGLTAIWSSPLSRARQTAAPAAEACGLTAGVDERLYEVDFGQGEGLTRDEMRRRFPEQLAAFLADPVEHHLPGGEHPRHAAERAADCLAELARAQPHGRILLVAHSTLVRVLLCHLLGIPLADYRRVFPRLDNGARTELRIENGQTALLSFNAPAPARTAALH, from the coding sequence GTGACCGACTTCATCCTCGTACGCCATGGCGAGACCGTCTGGCACGCGGAGAACCGCTACGCCGGCCGCACCGACGTGGCCCTGACCGACCACGGCCGCGAGCAGGCCGCCGCCCTCGCCACCTGGGCCGCCACCGCCGGACTGACCGCCATCTGGAGCTCACCGCTCTCCCGCGCCCGGCAGACCGCGGCCCCCGCCGCCGAGGCCTGCGGTCTCACCGCGGGTGTCGACGAGCGGCTCTACGAGGTCGACTTCGGCCAGGGCGAGGGCCTGACCAGGGACGAGATGCGCCGGCGCTTCCCGGAACAGCTGGCCGCCTTCCTCGCCGACCCGGTCGAGCACCATCTGCCCGGCGGCGAACATCCGCGTCACGCCGCCGAGCGCGCCGCCGACTGCCTCGCCGAACTCGCCCGCGCACAGCCGCACGGCCGGATCCTGCTCGTCGCGCACTCCACCCTCGTCCGGGTCCTGCTCTGCCACCTGCTGGGCATCCCGCTCGCCGACTACCGCCGGGTCTTCCCCCGTCTGGACAACGGCGCCCGCACCGAGCTCCGCATCGAGAACGGGCAGACCGCACTGCTCAGCTTCAACGCCCCGGCCCCGGCCCGGACCGCCGCCCTCCACTGA
- a CDS encoding FGGY-family carbohydrate kinase, translating to MSDPRHHGAAPALDGIWLGLDLGTQSARCVAVDGTGQVLATAARPLTGRRDGNRHEQDPEEWWRALGAACRKALDGLDTRRIRGLAVDGTSGTILLADHRGTPRTPGLMYDDGRAAAPAAAVNAAGEKVWQELGYRSMQPSWALPKLVALLEDDPGLRTGSRLLHQVDLITWRLAGRQLASDASHALKTGYHLVEERWPQEVMDGLGVPEGLLPEVVRPGSPLGTVCAPAAEATGIPEGTAIVAGMTDGCAAQIGAGALAPGAWNSVLGTTLVLKGSSPHLVRDPAGVVYCHRGPGGTWLPGGASSSGAGILSQRFPGADLDALTAQAAALDPDAVAYPLVAGGGERFPFRAPDAAPFLLGEAPTRAAEFHACLLGVACLERLCFDYLDHLGAPVDGPLTFTGGGARNAYWCQLRADVLGRPVRLPQQAEGALGMAVLAATSSGTGLQEAAAAMVRTAREITPRPARTARYLPVHLRFIDELTRRGWLDRSVADHARRRAAP from the coding sequence GTGTCTGACCCGCGCCACCACGGCGCCGCCCCCGCCCTCGACGGCATCTGGCTCGGCCTCGACCTCGGCACCCAGAGCGCCCGCTGTGTCGCCGTCGACGGCACCGGACAGGTCCTGGCCACCGCCGCCCGCCCGCTGACCGGCCGGCGCGACGGCAACCGCCACGAACAGGACCCCGAGGAGTGGTGGCGCGCGCTCGGCGCCGCCTGCCGAAAGGCCCTCGACGGCCTCGACACCCGCCGCATCCGCGGGCTGGCGGTCGACGGGACCTCCGGCACGATCCTGCTCGCCGACCACCGGGGCACCCCGCGCACCCCCGGCCTGATGTACGACGACGGGCGCGCCGCCGCACCGGCCGCCGCGGTCAACGCCGCCGGGGAGAAGGTCTGGCAGGAGCTGGGCTACCGCAGCATGCAGCCCTCCTGGGCGCTGCCCAAGCTCGTCGCGCTCCTGGAGGACGACCCCGGGCTCCGCACCGGCTCCCGGCTGCTGCACCAAGTCGACCTCATCACCTGGCGGCTGGCCGGCCGGCAGCTCGCGAGCGATGCCAGCCACGCCCTCAAGACCGGCTACCACCTCGTCGAGGAGCGCTGGCCGCAGGAGGTGATGGACGGACTCGGCGTGCCCGAGGGCCTCTTGCCCGAGGTCGTCCGCCCGGGCAGCCCGCTCGGCACCGTCTGCGCCCCGGCCGCCGAGGCCACCGGCATCCCCGAAGGGACCGCCATCGTCGCGGGGATGACCGACGGCTGCGCCGCCCAGATCGGCGCCGGAGCGCTCGCGCCGGGCGCCTGGAACTCGGTGCTCGGCACCACCCTCGTCCTCAAGGGCAGCAGCCCGCACCTGGTCCGCGACCCGGCGGGCGTCGTCTACTGCCACCGCGGGCCCGGTGGGACCTGGCTGCCGGGCGGCGCCTCCAGCAGCGGCGCGGGCATCCTCTCCCAGCGCTTCCCCGGCGCGGACCTGGACGCGCTCACCGCACAGGCCGCCGCCCTGGACCCGGACGCGGTCGCCTACCCCCTCGTCGCCGGCGGCGGTGAACGCTTCCCCTTCCGCGCCCCCGACGCCGCGCCCTTCCTCCTCGGTGAAGCCCCCACCCGGGCCGCCGAGTTCCATGCCTGTCTCCTGGGCGTCGCCTGCCTGGAACGGCTCTGCTTCGACTACCTCGACCACCTCGGCGCGCCCGTCGACGGGCCGCTCACCTTCACCGGCGGCGGTGCCCGCAACGCCTACTGGTGCCAGTTGCGCGCCGATGTCCTCGGCCGCCCCGTACGGCTGCCGCAGCAGGCCGAGGGCGCCCTCGGCATGGCCGTCCTCGCCGCCACCTCCTCCGGCACCGGGCTGCAGGAAGCGGCCGCCGCCATGGTGCGCACCGCCCGGGAGATCACCCCCAGGCCGGCCCGCACCGCCCGCTACCTCCCCGTCCATCTCCGCTTCATCGACGAACTCACCCGCCGTGGCTGGCTCGACCGGTCCGTGGCCGACCACGCCCGCAGGAGGGCAGCACCGTGA